From the genome of Chlorocebus sabaeus isolate Y175 chromosome 2, mChlSab1.0.hap1, whole genome shotgun sequence, one region includes:
- the OLIG2 gene encoding oligodendrocyte transcription factor 2: protein MDSDASLVSSRPSSPEPDDLFLPARSKGSSGSAFTGGTVSSSTPSDCPPELSAELRSAMGSAGAHPGDKLGGSGFKSSSSSTSSSTSSAAASSTKKDKKQMTEPELQQLRLKINSRERKRMHDLNIAMDGLREVMPYAHGPSVRKLSKIATLLLARNYILMLTNSLEEMKRLVSEIYGGHHAGFHPSACGGLAHSAPLPAATAHPAAAAHAAHHPAVHHPILPPAAAAAAAAAAAAAVSSASLPGSGLPSVGSIRPPHGLLKSPSAAAAAPLGGGGGGSGGSGGFQHWGGMPCPCSMCQVPPPHHHVSAMGAGSLPRLTSDAK, encoded by the coding sequence ATGGACTCGGACGCCAGCCTGGTGTCCAGCCGCCCGTCGTCGCCAGAGCCCGATGACCTTTTTCTGCCGGCCCGGAGTAAGGGCAGTAGCGGCAGCGCCTTCACTGGGGGCACAGTGTCCTCGTCCACCCCGAGCGACTGCCCGCCGGAGCTGAGCGCTGAGCTGCGCAGCGCTATGGGCTCTGCGGGCGCGCATCCTGGTGACAAGCTAGGAGGCAGTGGCTTCAAGTCATCCTCGTCCAGCACCTCGTCGTCCACGTCGTCGGCGGCCGCGTCGTCCACCAAGAAGGACAAGAAGCAAATGACAGAGCCAGAGCTGCAGCAGCTGCGTCTCAAGATCAACAGCCGCGAGCGCAAGCGCATGCACGACCTCAACATCGCCATGGACGGCCTGCGCGAGGTCATGCCGTACGCGCACGGCCCTTCGGTGCGCAAGCTTTCCAAGATCGCCACGCTGCTCCTGGCGCGCAACTACATCCTCATGCTCACCAACTCGCTGGAGGAGATGAAGCGACTGGTGAGCGAGATCTACGGGGGCCACCACGCTGGCTTCCACCCGTCGGCCTGTGGGGGCCTGGCGCACTCCGCGCCCCTGCCCGCAGCCACCGCGCACCCGGCAGCAGCAGCGCACGCAGCCCATCACCCCGCGGTGCACCACCCCATCCTGCCGCCCGCCGCCGCAGCGGCTGCTGCAGCCGCTGCCGCTGCGGCGGTGTCCAGCGCCTCTCTGCCCGGTTCGGGGCTGCCGTCGGTCGGCTCCATCCGTCCACCGCACGGCCTACTCAAGTCTCCGTCTGCTGCTGCGGCCGCCCCgctggggggcgggggtggcGGCAGTGGGGGCAGCGGGGGTTTCCAGCACTGGGGCGGcatgccctgcccctgcagcatgTGCCAGGTGCCGCCGCCGCACCACCACGTGTCGGCCATGGGCGCAGGCAGCCTGCCGCGCCTCACCTCCGACGCCAAGTGA